The following coding sequences lie in one Syngnathus scovelli strain Florida chromosome 1, RoL_Ssco_1.2, whole genome shotgun sequence genomic window:
- the arhgef6 gene encoding rho guanine nucleotide exchange factor 6 isoform X1: MNPEEQTVTWLISLGVLDSPKKNIADPEEFLKASLKDGLVLCKLVERLVPGFTAKYCPDPRTEADCIGNIREFLRGCSSLKVEGFEPECLYSGENFGKVLTTLLAVNFATQDSAAERSCPQPGTQSLSPTASSHTISSAKSKGSLRRQSKSAEMSENGGGSNGQLIVKARFNFKQNNEDELSFGKGDVIVVTRQEEGGWWEGNLNGKTGWFPSNYVREVKACEKPVSPKGAQLTKSYYSVVVQDILEHEREFVKELQTLLSCYLRPLQSSDKLSSADSTTLCGNLEEILTFQQGLVVSLEECIKVPEGQQRLAGCFLNVMCQIKSLYLAYCSSHPSAVCILTDHSEDLDKFMESQGASAPGILTLTTSLSKPFMRLDKYPTLLQELERHVEEAHPDFSDIVKATAAFRCLVTQCQDLRKRKNLELQILSEQVRGWDGDSMKSLGHVLYTSQVHMRTGSSEDKDERYLMLFPNVLVMLSTSSRMSGFIYQGRLPLPGTTVTRHVEDADNAHFAFDITGSMMERVTVFCSSAQELQEWLEHLQPFTKGGSPAGTILKTVEGKPLSMVGAPTHMSHLGSFSAVSRGPLEPPKMSKPWSLSCLRPAPPLKPSAALGYKERMSYIMKDSSKSPRPMKKFLPGNRKKERKPSDDEVHMRRSTVALEEDAQILRVIEAYCTGASLHSTSTPVRKDCGPQVLLPEEEKIIVEEMKSNGQTVIEEKSLVDAMYALKDEVHELKKENKWIKQFLEEEQKSRKELERVVRKLAKQKNDCTWDDGGGGGAH, from the exons ATGAACCCCGAGGAGCAGACCGTAACGTGGTTGATATCGCTGGGAGTGCTCGACTCACCCAAGAAGAACATTGCTGACCCGGAGGAATTCTTGAAAGCCTCGCTGAAGGATGGCCTCGTACTTTGCAAGCTGGTCGAGAGGCTTGTACCCGGTTTTACTGCCAAG TACTGCCCGGATCCGAGAACCGAAGCCGACTGCATAGGCAACATTCGAGAGTTTCTCAGAGGATGCTCATCGTTGAAAGTGGAG GGCTTTGAGCCTGAGTGCCTTTACAGCGGGGAGAATTTCGGCAAGGTCCTGACCACATTGCTGGCCGTCAACTTTGCCACGCAAG ACAGTGCTGCAGAGAGGTCATGTCCGCAGCCGGGCACCCAATCACTTAGTCCGACGGCTTCCTCGCACACAATCTCCTCTGCCAAGTCCAAAGGCTCTCTGCGGCGACAATCCAAATCTGCG GAGATGTCAGAAAATGGCGGCGGCAGCAACGGGCAGCTGATAGTGAAGGCCCGCTTCAACTTTAAGCAGAACAACGAAGACGAGCTGTCGTTCGGCAAAGGCGACGTCATCGTCGTGACGCGGCAGGAGGAAGGCGGCTGGTGGGAGGGCAACCTCAACGGAAAGACGGGATGGTTCCCAAGCAACTACGTGCGTGAGGTCAAGGCCTGTG AAAAACCCGTGTCTCCTAAAGGAGCTCAGCTGACCAAAAGCTACTACAGTGTG GTGGTGCAGGACATCTTGGAGCACGAGCGAGAGTTTGTCAAAGAGCTGCAAACGCTGCTGAGTTGTTACCTGCGACCGTTACAAAGCAGCGACAA GCTGAGTAGTGCAGACAGCACCACCCTGTGTGGAAACCTGGAGGAGATCCTCACCTTCCAGCAGGGCCTGGTCGTCTCTTTGGAGGAATGTATAAA AGTTCCAGAAGGCCaacagcggctggctggatgctTCTTGAATGTGATGTGTCAGATCAAGTCTCTTTACCTGGCCTACTGCTCCAGCCACCCTTCAGCCGTCTGCATCCTCACGGATCACAG CGAGGACCTTGACAAGTTTATGGAGAGCCAAGGCGCCAGCGCTCCGGGCATTCTGACGCTGACCACCAGCCTCAGTAAGCCCTTCATGAGACTGGACAAGTACCCAACCTTGCTGCAAGAGCTGGAGAGACACGTGGAG GAAGCCCACCCAGACTTCTCTGACATTGTAAAGGCCACAGCGGCGTTCAGGTGTTTAGTG ACGCAGTGCCAGGACCTGCGAAAGCGCAAGAACCTAGAACTGCAAATCTTGTCGGAACAGGTGCGCGGCTGGGATGGAGACAGCATGAAGAGTCTGGGTCACGTGCTCTACACGTCCCAAGTCCACATGAGGACTGGCTCCAGTGAG GACAAAGATGAGCGCTACCTGATGCTTTTCCCCAACGTGTTAGTGATGCTCTCCACCAGCTCTCGCATGAGTGGCTTCATTTATCAG GGACGACTGCCACTGCCGGGCACCACTGTAACGAGACACGTGGAGGAtgcagacaatgcacactttgcCTTCGACATCACAG GAAGCATGATGGAGCGTGTGACGGTGTTTTGTAGTAGTGCCCAGGAGCTGCAAGAGTGGCTGGAGCACCTGCAGCCGTTTACTAAAGGAGGCAGCCCTGCAGGCACCATCCTGAAG ACGGTGGAGGGTAAGCCACTCAGCATGGTGGGCGCCCCCACTCACATGTCCCACCTTGGCAGCTTCAGCGCCGTCAGCCGCGGGCCCCTGGAACCACCAAAGATGAGCAAGCCCTGGTCACTCAGCTGCCTGCGCCCAGCACCTCCCCTCAAACCCTCGGCCGCGTTGGGTTACAAAGAG AGGATGTCTTATATCATGAAG GACTCCAGCAAGAGTCCACGTCCCATGAAGAAGTTCCTGCCTGGAAACAGAAAGAAGGAAAGGAAGCCTTCGGATGACGAGGTTCACATGAGAAGAA GCACGGTGGCTCTGGAGGAGGACGCTCAGATTCTGAGGGTGATCGAGGCCTACTGCACAGGGGCCAGCCTGCACTCCACCAGCACAC ctGTGCGTAAGGACTGCGGGCCTCAGGTGCTCCTTCCCGAGGAAGAGAAGATCATTGTGGAGGAGATGAAGAGCAACGGGCAGACGGTCATTGAGGAAAA gagTCTGGTTGATGCAATGTATGCTTTAAAGGACGAGGTCCATGAACTGAAAAAG GAGAACAAATGGATAAAGCAGTTTCTGGAGGAGGAGCAGAAGTCTCGCAAAGAGCTGGAGAGGGTGGTGAGGAAGCTGGCCAAGCAGAAGAACGACTGCACGTGGGACGACGGAGGCGGCGGGGGCGCCCACTGA
- the arhgef6 gene encoding rho guanine nucleotide exchange factor 6 isoform X2 has product MNPEEQTVTWLISLGVLDSPKKNIADPEEFLKASLKDGLVLCKLVERLVPGFTAKYCPDPRTEADCIGNIREFLRGCSSLKVEGFEPECLYSGENFGKVLTTLLAVNFATQDSAAERSCPQPGTQSLSPTASSHTISSAKSKGSLRRQSKSAEMSENGGGSNGQLIVKARFNFKQNNEDELSFGKGDVIVVTRQEEGGWWEGNLNGKTGWFPSNYVREVKACEKPVSPKGAQLTKSYYSVVVQDILEHEREFVKELQTLLSCYLRPLQSSDKLSSADSTTLCGNLEEILTFQQGLVVSLEECIKVPEGQQRLAGCFLNVMCQIKSLYLAYCSSHPSAVCILTDHSEDLDKFMESQGASAPGILTLTTSLSKPFMRLDKYPTLLQELERHVEEAHPDFSDIVKATAAFRCLVTQCQDLRKRKNLELQILSEQVRGWDGDSMKSLGHVLYTSQVHMRTGSSEDKDERYLMLFPNVLVMLSTSSRMSGFIYQGRLPLPGTTVTRHVEDADNAHFAFDITGSMMERVTVFCSSAQELQEWLEHLQPFTKGGSPAGTILKTVEGKPLSMVGAPTHMSHLGSFSAVSRGPLEPPKMSKPWSLSCLRPAPPLKPSAALGYKEDSSKSPRPMKKFLPGNRKKERKPSDDEVHMRRSTVALEEDAQILRVIEAYCTGASLHSTSTPVRKDCGPQVLLPEEEKIIVEEMKSNGQTVIEEKSLVDAMYALKDEVHELKKENKWIKQFLEEEQKSRKELERVVRKLAKQKNDCTWDDGGGGGAH; this is encoded by the exons ATGAACCCCGAGGAGCAGACCGTAACGTGGTTGATATCGCTGGGAGTGCTCGACTCACCCAAGAAGAACATTGCTGACCCGGAGGAATTCTTGAAAGCCTCGCTGAAGGATGGCCTCGTACTTTGCAAGCTGGTCGAGAGGCTTGTACCCGGTTTTACTGCCAAG TACTGCCCGGATCCGAGAACCGAAGCCGACTGCATAGGCAACATTCGAGAGTTTCTCAGAGGATGCTCATCGTTGAAAGTGGAG GGCTTTGAGCCTGAGTGCCTTTACAGCGGGGAGAATTTCGGCAAGGTCCTGACCACATTGCTGGCCGTCAACTTTGCCACGCAAG ACAGTGCTGCAGAGAGGTCATGTCCGCAGCCGGGCACCCAATCACTTAGTCCGACGGCTTCCTCGCACACAATCTCCTCTGCCAAGTCCAAAGGCTCTCTGCGGCGACAATCCAAATCTGCG GAGATGTCAGAAAATGGCGGCGGCAGCAACGGGCAGCTGATAGTGAAGGCCCGCTTCAACTTTAAGCAGAACAACGAAGACGAGCTGTCGTTCGGCAAAGGCGACGTCATCGTCGTGACGCGGCAGGAGGAAGGCGGCTGGTGGGAGGGCAACCTCAACGGAAAGACGGGATGGTTCCCAAGCAACTACGTGCGTGAGGTCAAGGCCTGTG AAAAACCCGTGTCTCCTAAAGGAGCTCAGCTGACCAAAAGCTACTACAGTGTG GTGGTGCAGGACATCTTGGAGCACGAGCGAGAGTTTGTCAAAGAGCTGCAAACGCTGCTGAGTTGTTACCTGCGACCGTTACAAAGCAGCGACAA GCTGAGTAGTGCAGACAGCACCACCCTGTGTGGAAACCTGGAGGAGATCCTCACCTTCCAGCAGGGCCTGGTCGTCTCTTTGGAGGAATGTATAAA AGTTCCAGAAGGCCaacagcggctggctggatgctTCTTGAATGTGATGTGTCAGATCAAGTCTCTTTACCTGGCCTACTGCTCCAGCCACCCTTCAGCCGTCTGCATCCTCACGGATCACAG CGAGGACCTTGACAAGTTTATGGAGAGCCAAGGCGCCAGCGCTCCGGGCATTCTGACGCTGACCACCAGCCTCAGTAAGCCCTTCATGAGACTGGACAAGTACCCAACCTTGCTGCAAGAGCTGGAGAGACACGTGGAG GAAGCCCACCCAGACTTCTCTGACATTGTAAAGGCCACAGCGGCGTTCAGGTGTTTAGTG ACGCAGTGCCAGGACCTGCGAAAGCGCAAGAACCTAGAACTGCAAATCTTGTCGGAACAGGTGCGCGGCTGGGATGGAGACAGCATGAAGAGTCTGGGTCACGTGCTCTACACGTCCCAAGTCCACATGAGGACTGGCTCCAGTGAG GACAAAGATGAGCGCTACCTGATGCTTTTCCCCAACGTGTTAGTGATGCTCTCCACCAGCTCTCGCATGAGTGGCTTCATTTATCAG GGACGACTGCCACTGCCGGGCACCACTGTAACGAGACACGTGGAGGAtgcagacaatgcacactttgcCTTCGACATCACAG GAAGCATGATGGAGCGTGTGACGGTGTTTTGTAGTAGTGCCCAGGAGCTGCAAGAGTGGCTGGAGCACCTGCAGCCGTTTACTAAAGGAGGCAGCCCTGCAGGCACCATCCTGAAG ACGGTGGAGGGTAAGCCACTCAGCATGGTGGGCGCCCCCACTCACATGTCCCACCTTGGCAGCTTCAGCGCCGTCAGCCGCGGGCCCCTGGAACCACCAAAGATGAGCAAGCCCTGGTCACTCAGCTGCCTGCGCCCAGCACCTCCCCTCAAACCCTCGGCCGCGTTGGGTTACAAAGAG GACTCCAGCAAGAGTCCACGTCCCATGAAGAAGTTCCTGCCTGGAAACAGAAAGAAGGAAAGGAAGCCTTCGGATGACGAGGTTCACATGAGAAGAA GCACGGTGGCTCTGGAGGAGGACGCTCAGATTCTGAGGGTGATCGAGGCCTACTGCACAGGGGCCAGCCTGCACTCCACCAGCACAC ctGTGCGTAAGGACTGCGGGCCTCAGGTGCTCCTTCCCGAGGAAGAGAAGATCATTGTGGAGGAGATGAAGAGCAACGGGCAGACGGTCATTGAGGAAAA gagTCTGGTTGATGCAATGTATGCTTTAAAGGACGAGGTCCATGAACTGAAAAAG GAGAACAAATGGATAAAGCAGTTTCTGGAGGAGGAGCAGAAGTCTCGCAAAGAGCTGGAGAGGGTGGTGAGGAAGCTGGCCAAGCAGAAGAACGACTGCACGTGGGACGACGGAGGCGGCGGGGGCGCCCACTGA
- the rbmx gene encoding RNA-binding motif protein, X chromosome isoform X3 yields MTEADRPGKLFIGGLNTETTEKALEQYFGKYGRIVQVLLMKDRETNKSRGFAFVTYDNPADAKDAAREMNGKSLDGKAIKVEQATKPNYDSGGRRGPPPMYPNSRGPPRGLRGSRGGGMRGPSRDYYDDDNEEPFYKGMSSRGPPPMKRGPPMRNGGPPPKRSAPSGPMNRPPMSRDRDPYGPPHRRDSMSRRDDYPSPRDDHYSKDGYSSRDYNSRDSRDYGPPPRDYSYRDYPSSRDDYGSMSRGYNDRDGYGGGRDSRSYMDRSSGGSGGGGSYRDSFDGYG; encoded by the exons ATGACGGAAGCAGACCGACCTGGCAAGCTGTTTATTGGGGGCCTGAATACCGAGACAACCGAGAAGGCCTTGGAGCAGTACTTCGGAAAATATGGCAGGATTGTTCAAG TTCTTCTGATGAAAGACCGTGAAACAAACAAGTCAAGGGGTTTTGCGTTTGTGACGTACGATAATCCAGCCGACGCAAAGGATGCCGCCCGTGAAATGAACGGAAAG TCTCTTGATGGTAAGGCCATCAAAGTTGAGCAGGCTACCAAGCCTAATTATGACTCTGGGGGCAGACGAGGACCCCCACCCATGTACCCTAACAGTCGCGGCCCACCCAGGGGCCTTCGTGGATCCAGAGGAGGTGGGATGAGAGGCCCATCGAGAG ACTACTATGATGATGACAATGAAGAACCCTTCTATAAGGGGATGTCCTCGAGAGGTCCCCCTCCCATGAAAAGAGGACCCCCTATGCGTAATGGAGGTCCCCCGCCCAAGAGATCTGCCCCATCTGGTCCAATGAACAGAC CCCCAATGTCAAGGGACAGGGACCCCTATGGCCCACCCCATCGCAGAGACTCGATGTCCAGAAGAGATGACTACCCATCACCCAGAGATGACCATTATTCAAAAGACGG ATACTCCAGTCGAGATTATAATTCAAGAGATTCTCGAGACTATGGACCTCCTCCCAGAGATTATTCATACCGTGATTACCCCAGTTCCCGGGATGACTATGGCTCAATGTCAAGGGGTTACAA TGATCGCGATGGCTATGGTGGAGGGCGAGATTCCAGAAGCTACATGGACCGTTCGagtggcggcagcggcggcggaggCTCGTACCGAGACTCGTTTGATGGTTACG GATGA
- the arhgef6 gene encoding rho guanine nucleotide exchange factor 6 isoform X3, with protein sequence MKVSQTHTEGFEPECLYSGENFGKVLTTLLAVNFATQDSAAERSCPQPGTQSLSPTASSHTISSAKSKGSLRRQSKSAEMSENGGGSNGQLIVKARFNFKQNNEDELSFGKGDVIVVTRQEEGGWWEGNLNGKTGWFPSNYVREVKACEKPVSPKGAQLTKSYYSVVVQDILEHEREFVKELQTLLSCYLRPLQSSDKLSSADSTTLCGNLEEILTFQQGLVVSLEECIKVPEGQQRLAGCFLNVMCQIKSLYLAYCSSHPSAVCILTDHSEDLDKFMESQGASAPGILTLTTSLSKPFMRLDKYPTLLQELERHVEEAHPDFSDIVKATAAFRCLVTQCQDLRKRKNLELQILSEQVRGWDGDSMKSLGHVLYTSQVHMRTGSSEDKDERYLMLFPNVLVMLSTSSRMSGFIYQGRLPLPGTTVTRHVEDADNAHFAFDITGSMMERVTVFCSSAQELQEWLEHLQPFTKGGSPAGTILKTVEGKPLSMVGAPTHMSHLGSFSAVSRGPLEPPKMSKPWSLSCLRPAPPLKPSAALGYKERMSYIMKDSSKSPRPMKKFLPGNRKKERKPSDDEVHMRRSTVALEEDAQILRVIEAYCTGASLHSTSTPVRKDCGPQVLLPEEEKIIVEEMKSNGQTVIEEKSLVDAMYALKDEVHELKKENKWIKQFLEEEQKSRKELERVVRKLAKQKNDCTWDDGGGGGAH encoded by the exons ATGAAGGTATCACAAACGCACACGGAG GGCTTTGAGCCTGAGTGCCTTTACAGCGGGGAGAATTTCGGCAAGGTCCTGACCACATTGCTGGCCGTCAACTTTGCCACGCAAG ACAGTGCTGCAGAGAGGTCATGTCCGCAGCCGGGCACCCAATCACTTAGTCCGACGGCTTCCTCGCACACAATCTCCTCTGCCAAGTCCAAAGGCTCTCTGCGGCGACAATCCAAATCTGCG GAGATGTCAGAAAATGGCGGCGGCAGCAACGGGCAGCTGATAGTGAAGGCCCGCTTCAACTTTAAGCAGAACAACGAAGACGAGCTGTCGTTCGGCAAAGGCGACGTCATCGTCGTGACGCGGCAGGAGGAAGGCGGCTGGTGGGAGGGCAACCTCAACGGAAAGACGGGATGGTTCCCAAGCAACTACGTGCGTGAGGTCAAGGCCTGTG AAAAACCCGTGTCTCCTAAAGGAGCTCAGCTGACCAAAAGCTACTACAGTGTG GTGGTGCAGGACATCTTGGAGCACGAGCGAGAGTTTGTCAAAGAGCTGCAAACGCTGCTGAGTTGTTACCTGCGACCGTTACAAAGCAGCGACAA GCTGAGTAGTGCAGACAGCACCACCCTGTGTGGAAACCTGGAGGAGATCCTCACCTTCCAGCAGGGCCTGGTCGTCTCTTTGGAGGAATGTATAAA AGTTCCAGAAGGCCaacagcggctggctggatgctTCTTGAATGTGATGTGTCAGATCAAGTCTCTTTACCTGGCCTACTGCTCCAGCCACCCTTCAGCCGTCTGCATCCTCACGGATCACAG CGAGGACCTTGACAAGTTTATGGAGAGCCAAGGCGCCAGCGCTCCGGGCATTCTGACGCTGACCACCAGCCTCAGTAAGCCCTTCATGAGACTGGACAAGTACCCAACCTTGCTGCAAGAGCTGGAGAGACACGTGGAG GAAGCCCACCCAGACTTCTCTGACATTGTAAAGGCCACAGCGGCGTTCAGGTGTTTAGTG ACGCAGTGCCAGGACCTGCGAAAGCGCAAGAACCTAGAACTGCAAATCTTGTCGGAACAGGTGCGCGGCTGGGATGGAGACAGCATGAAGAGTCTGGGTCACGTGCTCTACACGTCCCAAGTCCACATGAGGACTGGCTCCAGTGAG GACAAAGATGAGCGCTACCTGATGCTTTTCCCCAACGTGTTAGTGATGCTCTCCACCAGCTCTCGCATGAGTGGCTTCATTTATCAG GGACGACTGCCACTGCCGGGCACCACTGTAACGAGACACGTGGAGGAtgcagacaatgcacactttgcCTTCGACATCACAG GAAGCATGATGGAGCGTGTGACGGTGTTTTGTAGTAGTGCCCAGGAGCTGCAAGAGTGGCTGGAGCACCTGCAGCCGTTTACTAAAGGAGGCAGCCCTGCAGGCACCATCCTGAAG ACGGTGGAGGGTAAGCCACTCAGCATGGTGGGCGCCCCCACTCACATGTCCCACCTTGGCAGCTTCAGCGCCGTCAGCCGCGGGCCCCTGGAACCACCAAAGATGAGCAAGCCCTGGTCACTCAGCTGCCTGCGCCCAGCACCTCCCCTCAAACCCTCGGCCGCGTTGGGTTACAAAGAG AGGATGTCTTATATCATGAAG GACTCCAGCAAGAGTCCACGTCCCATGAAGAAGTTCCTGCCTGGAAACAGAAAGAAGGAAAGGAAGCCTTCGGATGACGAGGTTCACATGAGAAGAA GCACGGTGGCTCTGGAGGAGGACGCTCAGATTCTGAGGGTGATCGAGGCCTACTGCACAGGGGCCAGCCTGCACTCCACCAGCACAC ctGTGCGTAAGGACTGCGGGCCTCAGGTGCTCCTTCCCGAGGAAGAGAAGATCATTGTGGAGGAGATGAAGAGCAACGGGCAGACGGTCATTGAGGAAAA gagTCTGGTTGATGCAATGTATGCTTTAAAGGACGAGGTCCATGAACTGAAAAAG GAGAACAAATGGATAAAGCAGTTTCTGGAGGAGGAGCAGAAGTCTCGCAAAGAGCTGGAGAGGGTGGTGAGGAAGCTGGCCAAGCAGAAGAACGACTGCACGTGGGACGACGGAGGCGGCGGGGGCGCCCACTGA
- the rbmx gene encoding RNA-binding motif protein, X chromosome isoform X2 — MTEADRPGKLFIGGLNTETTEKALEQYFGKYGRIVQVLLMKDRETNKSRGFAFVTYDNPADAKDAAREMNGKSLDGKAIKVEQATKPNYDSGGRRGPPPMYPNSRGPPRGLRGSRGGGMRGPSRDYYDDDNEEPFYKGMSSRGPPPMKRGPPMRNGGPPPKRSAPSGPMNRPPMSRDRDPYGPPHRRDSMSRRDDYPSPRDDHYSKDGYSSRDYNSRDSRDYGPPPRDYSYRDYPSSRDDYGSMSRGYNDRDGYGGGRDSRSYMDRSSGGSGGGGSYRDSFDGYGKIFPHRSKTNQQWHEEEPHR; from the exons ATGACGGAAGCAGACCGACCTGGCAAGCTGTTTATTGGGGGCCTGAATACCGAGACAACCGAGAAGGCCTTGGAGCAGTACTTCGGAAAATATGGCAGGATTGTTCAAG TTCTTCTGATGAAAGACCGTGAAACAAACAAGTCAAGGGGTTTTGCGTTTGTGACGTACGATAATCCAGCCGACGCAAAGGATGCCGCCCGTGAAATGAACGGAAAG TCTCTTGATGGTAAGGCCATCAAAGTTGAGCAGGCTACCAAGCCTAATTATGACTCTGGGGGCAGACGAGGACCCCCACCCATGTACCCTAACAGTCGCGGCCCACCCAGGGGCCTTCGTGGATCCAGAGGAGGTGGGATGAGAGGCCCATCGAGAG ACTACTATGATGATGACAATGAAGAACCCTTCTATAAGGGGATGTCCTCGAGAGGTCCCCCTCCCATGAAAAGAGGACCCCCTATGCGTAATGGAGGTCCCCCGCCCAAGAGATCTGCCCCATCTGGTCCAATGAACAGAC CCCCAATGTCAAGGGACAGGGACCCCTATGGCCCACCCCATCGCAGAGACTCGATGTCCAGAAGAGATGACTACCCATCACCCAGAGATGACCATTATTCAAAAGACGG ATACTCCAGTCGAGATTATAATTCAAGAGATTCTCGAGACTATGGACCTCCTCCCAGAGATTATTCATACCGTGATTACCCCAGTTCCCGGGATGACTATGGCTCAATGTCAAGGGGTTACAA TGATCGCGATGGCTATGGTGGAGGGCGAGATTCCAGAAGCTACATGGACCGTTCGagtggcggcagcggcggcggaggCTCGTACCGAGACTCGTTTGATGGTTACGGTAAGATATTTCCACACAGGTCTAAGACGAACCAACAGTGGCATGAAGAGGAGCCGCATAGATAA
- the rbmx gene encoding RNA-binding motif protein, X chromosome isoform X1, whose product MTEADRPGKLFIGGLNTETTEKALEQYFGKYGRIVQVLLMKDRETNKSRGFAFVTYDNPADAKDAAREMNGKSLDGKAIKVEQATKPNYDSGGRRGPPPMYPNSRGPPRGLRGSRGGGMRGPSRDYYDDDNEEPFYKGMSSRGPPPMKRGPPMRNGGPPPKRSAPSGPMNRPPMSRDRDPYGPPHRRDSMSRRDDYPSPRDDHYSKDGYSSRDYNSRDSRDYGPPPRDYSYRDYPSSRDDYGSMSRGYNDRDGYGGGRDSRSYMDRSSGGSGGGGSYRDSFDGYGNSRSAPPSRGPPPSFGGGSGSGRYDDYGGSSRDGYGGRDSYSSRSEPYPSPRGERMGRQERGPPPGERGYPPRDSYGSSRGGPRGGRGGSRPDRGMVRNRY is encoded by the exons ATGACGGAAGCAGACCGACCTGGCAAGCTGTTTATTGGGGGCCTGAATACCGAGACAACCGAGAAGGCCTTGGAGCAGTACTTCGGAAAATATGGCAGGATTGTTCAAG TTCTTCTGATGAAAGACCGTGAAACAAACAAGTCAAGGGGTTTTGCGTTTGTGACGTACGATAATCCAGCCGACGCAAAGGATGCCGCCCGTGAAATGAACGGAAAG TCTCTTGATGGTAAGGCCATCAAAGTTGAGCAGGCTACCAAGCCTAATTATGACTCTGGGGGCAGACGAGGACCCCCACCCATGTACCCTAACAGTCGCGGCCCACCCAGGGGCCTTCGTGGATCCAGAGGAGGTGGGATGAGAGGCCCATCGAGAG ACTACTATGATGATGACAATGAAGAACCCTTCTATAAGGGGATGTCCTCGAGAGGTCCCCCTCCCATGAAAAGAGGACCCCCTATGCGTAATGGAGGTCCCCCGCCCAAGAGATCTGCCCCATCTGGTCCAATGAACAGAC CCCCAATGTCAAGGGACAGGGACCCCTATGGCCCACCCCATCGCAGAGACTCGATGTCCAGAAGAGATGACTACCCATCACCCAGAGATGACCATTATTCAAAAGACGG ATACTCCAGTCGAGATTATAATTCAAGAGATTCTCGAGACTATGGACCTCCTCCCAGAGATTATTCATACCGTGATTACCCCAGTTCCCGGGATGACTATGGCTCAATGTCAAGGGGTTACAA TGATCGCGATGGCTATGGTGGAGGGCGAGATTCCAGAAGCTACATGGACCGTTCGagtggcggcagcggcggcggaggCTCGTACCGAGACTCGTTTGATGGTTACG GTAACTCTCGCAGCGCCCCACCTTCACGGGGCCCCCCACCGTCCTTCGGTGGGGGCAGCGGAAGCGGTCGTTACGATGACTATGGCGGCAGCTCCCGGGATGGCTATGGCGGGCGTGACAGTTACAGCAGTCGGAGTGAGCCCTACCCATCTCCCCGTGGCGAGCGCATGGGTAGGCAGGAGAGGGGCCCTCCCCCTGGCGAGAGAGGATACCCTCCTCGCGATTCGTACGGCTCAAGCCGTGGAGGGCCACGCGGGGGCCGAGGAGGCAGTCGACCTGACAGAGGCATGGTTCGCAACAGATACTAG